In the genome of Bacillus thuringiensis, the window TAATAAAAAGAATTGTGCTTCTTTTTCCCGATGTGAATCATCTGCGACATGCTTAAATAATTCAAAAACGATTACATTTGTTAACATTGCAGATGTAATTGGTGAGAAGGAATCCGATGAATTTTCATTTTGTAAAGTCGTTTCATGTAGTCGATGCCATGCGGATTCCCAGCATTCATCACGATTTTCCGTTACGACAGGCCCAGCTATACCGAGTGTAGATAAACAAATAGCTGGTATGAAATTCTTTTTCGTTTCTCTACAAATAGTGTGAACTGTTTGTAAACCATCAATGTCTCCATTTTGAGAAACATATAAAATCCAATCAAAAGGTTCGAATACTTCATGCAAGGGACGGTCAATTGTAGTATCGATTTCTTGAACAAGTACATTGTTATCAACTTCATATGCACGTTCTATTAGCTCATGTATTCTGTCATAGTTTGTTTCATCACGATCTGTAACGAGGTAATGAAATGTAGGTAAACCAGATTCTAACAAAGAAGAAACTAAGGAAGTAAGCATATCCCCAGAACCAAGTACAAGTACATTTGCCCCGCGGTACGTTTCGAATTTTAAAGCACCTGAATGAGAATCAGCTTCTAAAAATTCAATTTGTGAAGCATATCTGTCGAGTAATGAACTGTTTAATTCATGAGGTGCATCTTGATTTGCATCGCGAACGAAACCATTTTCATATAAAACCTCTCCAATTTCAAATACACGATTTTGATAGGGGAGAGGGAGTCCATCAGTTATTTCTGCTAAAGAATAATTACCGTTAAACATGGGCATTAATTTTTCAATCCAGTCATAAATTCCAGCACCGTCCATGCGAAATGAACTGGCGTTATTTCGAAAATAGACACCCCCGTTTGAATCGGGGAGGAAGAAAGTATCCTTATTTACTTTAAGTTTTGCATGAATTGGAAGGTTATTCATTTTAATCCTCCTTACGTTTAGGCATACATTATTACTTTATGTCATGAAATTTGTCCCGTATGAACACAATAAAAAAAGGCTGTAGAATGATTCATTCTACAGCCTTTAATAGGTTAAAAATCTATCAACCTTCTAATAATAATGATTTTGGATCTTCAAGCATATCTTTAACAGCAACAAGGAAGCTAACTGCTTCTTTACCATCAACAATACGGTGATCGTAAGATAGTGCAAGGTACATCATCGGACGGTTTTCCATACGTTCTGCATCAATTGCAACTGGGCGTACTTGGATTTTATGCATTCCTAAAATACCAACTTGAGGGCTATTTAGGATTGGTGTTGACATTAGAGAACCGAATACACCACCGTTTGTAATTGTAAATGTACCACCTTGTAGTTCTTTTAATGAAAGTTTGTTATCGCGTGCTTTCATACCTAAATTACGAATTTCGCTTTCGATTTCAGCGAAGTTTAATTGGTTAGCATCGCGTACAACTGGAACAACTAATCCATCTGGAGCTGCTACTGCAATACCGATATCATAGAATTTTTTGATGATAAGCTCGTCACCTTGAATTTCAGCATTTAATAATGGGAATTGTTTTAATGCTGCAACAACTGCTTTTGTGAAGAATGACATGAAGCCAAGACGTACATCATGTTTTTTCTCGAAAGCATCTTTGCGTTCTTTACGTAATTCCATGATCGCACTCATATCAACTTCGTTAAATGTTGTTAACATTGCAGATGTTTGTTGAACTTCTACAAGACGTTTTGCAATTGTTTGACGGCGGCGGGACATTTTCACACGCTCAACTGGTTTTTCGAATTCAGTTTTTGCAACTGGAGCAGGAGCTGGACTCTTTGGAGCAGCTGGTGCTTCTTTTGGTGCTGCAGCATGAGCTTGTACATCATGTGGTCTCACGCGTCCAAGTGGATCTGTGCTACGTACGTCGTTTAAGTCGATTCCTAATTCACGAGCCATTTTTCTAGCAGCTGGTGATGCAATAGGACGGTTCGTATTTGGTAAGCCTTGTAGACCCGTAGTTTGTTCAGCATTTGGAGCTGCAGCTTTCGGTGCTTCAGCTGTTTCTTGTTTTGGTTGCTCAGCAGCTGGAGCAGGTGTACTTACTGCAACTGGTGCTCCATTAGCATCTAAAATTGCGATAGTTGCGCCAACTTCAACTGTATCCCCAGGTTCGCCTAGTAACTTCGATACAATACCTGAATCTTCTGCAATGATTTCTACATTGACTTTATCAGTTTCAAGCTCAACAACGCTGCCACCTTTCTCAACTTTGTCGCCTACGTTGATAAGCCATTGTGAAATAGTTCCTTCGGTAATAGATTCTGCAAGCTCAGGTACTTTAATTTCGATCATTTTAAATGTCCTCCCCTTATTTGCCTAACGGTGTGTTTTTTCTTCTTTTGTCTTCGGTAATCTCCATTTGTTAGCCGGGCCTTGGGCAGAATATCTGCCCAAGGAACAAGCTAGAAACCTTCATTATTACTTTTTAGTTGCTGTAAACTTCAATTTCTTGTTTATCTTGACGGAAGTTATACTTCACATCTAAAGCATGTGCAACAATTAGCTCTTGCTCAGCTTTATGTGCGAATGGATCGCCGCCAGATGGACTAGAGCGATCAGGACGTCCAATGTAACCTGTTTTCACTTTATCTCCAGCAAGTTCGAACAGAATTGGAGCCATGTAATGCCACGCGCCCATATTACGAGGTTCTTCTTGAACCCAAATGATTTCTTCTAAGTTTTTAAAGCGTTTAATAATAGATTGAACTTTCTCAGCAGGGAATGGGTACAATTGCTCAATACGAACGACATGAACTTCGTCTAAGCTGTACTCGTGTTTACCAGACTCGATTTCTGCTGCTAAGTCAATCGCCATTTTACCTGTACTTAAAACAAGACGTTTTACTTTATTTGGTTTCATACCAAGGTTTTCTTGTTCTAAAGCAGGTTGGAAACGTCCTTCGCTTAACTGGCTAGCAGTTGAAAGCGTAAGTGGGTGACGTAACAAGCTCTTCGGCGTCATCAGTACTAATGGTCGAACAGCTTCTGTTCCTAAGATAGATGCTTGACGACGTAGGATATGGAAGTATTGTGCCGCGCTCGTTAAGTTTGCAACTGTCCAGTTATTCTCAGCAGCTAACTGTAAGAAACGCTCTGGACGTGCGCTAGAGTGCTCTGGTCCTTGACCTTCATAACCGTGTGGTAATAGAAGAACTAAACCAGATTTTTGACCCCATTTTGCTCTTCCGGCTGAAACATATTGATCAAATAATGCTTGCGCAGTATTTGAGAAGTCACCATATTGTGCTTCCCACATAACAAGAGTTTCTGGAGCGAATACGTTATAACCATATTCGTAACCAACAACAGCAGCCTCTGATAACGGACTGTTATGAACAGAGAATGAAGCATTAATGTTTGGTAAACGGTGTAATGGTGAATATGTCTCATTTGTTTCTGTATCGTGCAGTACGATATGACGGTGTGCGAATGTACCACGCTGTGAATCTTGACCAGTTAAACGAATTGGCGTACCTTCTTGTAAAATAGAAGCGAATGCTAACGATTCAGCAAGTGCCCATTCAATTTTACCGTTCTCTTCAAGAGCATCTTTACGGCGCTCAAGAATTTTCTTCACTTTTGGATATACGTTAAATCCTTCTGGCCAAGATAGTAGACCTTCGTTAATTGCACGAAGTGAGTCAAGTTCAATACCAGTATCGATTGGTTGAATACCTTTTGCAACAACATCGGGCACTTTAACGTGAATTGTTGCATCGCTCGTATCAGCTGGTGGTACTTGTGCATAATCGGATTTTAATTGCTCTTGTATAAACTGTGTAATTGTTTCAACCTCATCTGCATTTAGAACACCAGCAGCTTGTAATTGATCTGCGTAAATTGCTCTTACAGTAGGGTGGTTTTTAATTTTTTTGTACACTTGTGGTTGCGTAACCGCTGGGTCATCCATTTCGTTATGACCATATCGACGGTAACCGATTAAATCGATTAAGAAGTCTTTTTGGAACAACATGCGATATTGAATCGCAAGGTTAGCAGCTGCAAGACAAGCTTCTGGATCATCAGCGTTCACGTGAACAATCGGAATATCGAAACCTTTTGCAAGGTCACTTGAATATTTCGTAGAACGAGAATCATAGCTATCAGTCGTGAAACCAACTGCATTGTTTGCGATAACATGAATCGTTCCGCCTGTTTGATACGCGTTCAATCTGCTTAAGTTCAACGTTTCAGATACAATACCTTGACCAGGGAATGCAGCATCACCATGAACTAAAATTACGAATGATTTTGAAGTGTCTTGATCTGGAAGACCAGATTTTTTACGATTCTCTTGAGCAGCACGTGCGAAACCTTCGACTACAGGATTCACGAACTCAAGATGACTCGGGTTATTTGCTAATGTCACGCGAGTGCTAATTTCTTCGTTACTAACGACTTGTTCTCTACCTAAGTGGTATTTTACGTCGCCAGTCCAGCCAGAATTGGCTACTGCGCCTTCTATTTTTGCATGTTTGAACTCAGCAAACATGTGACTATATGGTTTTTCTAATACGTGAGCAAGTACGCTTAGACGACCGCGGTGAGCCATACCAATCATGACATCCTCTACGCCGTTCTTAGCACCTTCTAGAACAATTTCATCTAAAACAGGTACAAGCATA includes:
- the odhB gene encoding 2-oxoglutarate dehydrogenase complex dihydrolipoyllysine-residue succinyltransferase → MIEIKVPELAESITEGTISQWLINVGDKVEKGGSVVELETDKVNVEIIAEDSGIVSKLLGEPGDTVEVGATIAILDANGAPVAVSTPAPAAEQPKQETAEAPKAAAPNAEQTTGLQGLPNTNRPIASPAARKMARELGIDLNDVRSTDPLGRVRPHDVQAHAAAPKEAPAAPKSPAPAPVAKTEFEKPVERVKMSRRRQTIAKRLVEVQQTSAMLTTFNEVDMSAIMELRKERKDAFEKKHDVRLGFMSFFTKAVVAALKQFPLLNAEIQGDELIIKKFYDIGIAVAAPDGLVVPVVRDANQLNFAEIESEIRNLGMKARDNKLSLKELQGGTFTITNGGVFGSLMSTPILNSPQVGILGMHKIQVRPVAIDAERMENRPMMYLALSYDHRIVDGKEAVSFLVAVKDMLEDPKSLLLEG
- the odhA gene encoding 2-oxoglutarate dehydrogenase E1 component, giving the protein MTRKNTTTNPWAKFHGPNLGYVIEQYDLYVTGAGSVDPELQELFEIFGAPSFQDDVVTGDNTATHFSPQNTGNIEKILKVVQLVEQIRSFGHTLAHINPMEDAANGQSLLEKAMSELSDADLKAIPAKTVWQDAPEGIHTALDVIHRLKDVYTKSLAYEFSHIQDSEERAWLHQMVESNSLRQPLSNKKRTALLKRLTAVEGFEQFLHKTFVGQKRFSIEGVDMLVPVLDEIVLEGAKNGVEDVMIGMAHRGRLSVLAHVLEKPYSHMFAEFKHAKIEGAVANSGWTGDVKYHLGREQVVSNEEISTRVTLANNPSHLEFVNPVVEGFARAAQENRKKSGLPDQDTSKSFVILVHGDAAFPGQGIVSETLNLSRLNAYQTGGTIHVIANNAVGFTTDSYDSRSTKYSSDLAKGFDIPIVHVNADDPEACLAAANLAIQYRMLFQKDFLIDLIGYRRYGHNEMDDPAVTQPQVYKKIKNHPTVRAIYADQLQAAGVLNADEVETITQFIQEQLKSDYAQVPPADTSDATIHVKVPDVVAKGIQPIDTGIELDSLRAINEGLLSWPEGFNVYPKVKKILERRKDALEENGKIEWALAESLAFASILQEGTPIRLTGQDSQRGTFAHRHIVLHDTETNETYSPLHRLPNINASFSVHNSPLSEAAVVGYEYGYNVFAPETLVMWEAQYGDFSNTAQALFDQYVSAGRAKWGQKSGLVLLLPHGYEGQGPEHSSARPERFLQLAAENNWTVANLTSAAQYFHILRRQASILGTEAVRPLVLMTPKSLLRHPLTLSTASQLSEGRFQPALEQENLGMKPNKVKRLVLSTGKMAIDLAAEIESGKHEYSLDEVHVVRIEQLYPFPAEKVQSIIKRFKNLEEIIWVQEEPRNMGAWHYMAPILFELAGDKVKTGYIGRPDRSSPSGGDPFAHKAEQELIVAHALDVKYNFRQDKQEIEVYSN